Proteins encoded together in one Salarchaeum sp. JOR-1 window:
- a CDS encoding acyl-CoA dehydrogenase family protein gives MEYDDSERAVEFAEKTREFVDEVVIPVERDVLGGDPISDDQLDALREEARDYGVYAPHLPEEYGGHGLSYRDMLPVFEEAGRSLLGAPAIKVEAPDEGNMHTLETFGTEAQKEEYLRPLVQGEIRSAFSMTEPIQGGGSDPKMMATTAEKDGDEWVINGHKWWTTQGTEADVLIVMAVTDPDAHPYNGCSLFLVDADTDGVNVVRDIPHTGGNVTGIGHAEIEYDDVRVPEDALLGERNEGFSHAQARLGPARLTHCMRYSGMAQRALDIAKAYISEREAFGEPLSEKQALRFEIADAEINLHAARTMVRHAARQINQGNEARIPVAMTKVFAANTCQNVIDQTIQMCGGNGIGKDLPLADFYESVRQFRIVDGADEVHKRVIARDALSDADQHEFELEALTRF, from the coding sequence ATGGAGTACGACGATTCCGAGCGTGCGGTCGAGTTCGCCGAGAAGACCCGTGAGTTCGTCGACGAGGTCGTCATCCCCGTCGAGCGCGACGTGCTGGGCGGTGACCCCATCAGCGACGACCAACTGGACGCACTCCGCGAGGAAGCGCGCGACTACGGCGTGTACGCGCCCCACCTTCCGGAGGAGTACGGGGGTCACGGCCTCAGCTACCGCGACATGCTCCCCGTGTTCGAGGAAGCCGGCCGCAGCCTCCTCGGCGCGCCCGCGATCAAAGTCGAAGCCCCCGACGAGGGCAACATGCACACCCTCGAAACATTCGGCACGGAAGCCCAGAAGGAGGAGTACCTCCGTCCACTCGTCCAGGGCGAAATCCGGAGCGCGTTCTCGATGACCGAACCGATTCAGGGCGGCGGGAGCGACCCGAAGATGATGGCGACCACCGCCGAAAAAGACGGCGACGAATGGGTCATCAACGGCCACAAGTGGTGGACGACGCAGGGCACCGAAGCCGACGTGCTCATCGTCATGGCCGTCACCGACCCCGACGCCCACCCCTACAACGGCTGCTCGCTCTTCCTCGTCGATGCGGACACCGACGGCGTGAACGTCGTTCGCGACATCCCCCACACCGGCGGGAACGTCACCGGCATCGGCCACGCCGAAATCGAATACGACGACGTGCGCGTCCCCGAGGACGCGCTGCTCGGCGAGCGCAACGAAGGCTTCAGTCACGCACAAGCCCGCCTCGGCCCCGCCCGCCTCACCCACTGCATGCGGTACTCCGGGATGGCCCAGCGCGCGCTCGACATCGCGAAAGCCTACATCTCGGAACGCGAAGCCTTCGGCGAGCCGCTCAGCGAGAAACAAGCCCTCCGATTCGAAATCGCGGACGCCGAAATCAACCTCCACGCCGCCCGCACCATGGTCCGGCACGCCGCCCGCCAGATCAATCAGGGCAACGAGGCCCGCATCCCCGTCGCCATGACGAAAGTGTTCGCCGCGAACACCTGCCAGAACGTCATCGACCAGACCATTCAGATGTGTGGCGGGAACGGCATCGGCAAAGACCTCCCGCTCGCCGATTTCTACGAGAGCGTCCGCCAGTTCCGCATCGTCGACGGCGCGGACGAAGTCCACAAACGCGTCATCGC
- a CDS encoding phosphotransferase family protein produces MADDTSEAYFARLVDEDALRAFLEAELGPTDAYDVERHAEGHSNETLFVQWGDDDLVIRRPPPGETADTAHDVLREYRVIDALQDTDVPVPPTVAACDDHAVIGSDFYVMERVPGDVLRDDEPERFANLDSRQRIGEELADTLAAIHGVDYEAVGLGELGRPAGYTRRQVDRWGKQLSWAFEVTADDREVPKLKRVGDWLDEHCPEDHPKTLVHGDYKLDNVLYAPGTPPELTGVFDWEMSTLGDPRADLGWMLSYWRDAKDPEPAVPELEATFMQREGYPTRVELVARWENQTGFDFEHERFYRALAVYKLAGLGEMFYRRYLEGNSDDPMYPLMEERVPALADRAVRIIEGEEPL; encoded by the coding sequence ATGGCAGACGATACGAGCGAGGCCTACTTCGCTCGGCTCGTGGACGAGGACGCGTTGCGGGCGTTCCTCGAAGCGGAACTCGGGCCGACGGACGCCTACGATGTCGAGCGGCACGCGGAAGGACACTCGAACGAGACGCTGTTCGTCCAGTGGGGCGACGACGATCTCGTAATCCGGCGACCGCCGCCGGGCGAGACGGCGGACACCGCGCACGACGTGCTCCGAGAGTACCGCGTCATCGACGCCCTCCAAGACACGGACGTGCCGGTGCCGCCGACGGTCGCGGCGTGTGACGACCACGCCGTCATCGGGAGCGACTTCTACGTGATGGAGCGCGTGCCCGGCGACGTGCTGCGCGACGACGAGCCCGAGCGGTTCGCGAACCTCGACTCCCGGCAGCGAATCGGCGAGGAGCTCGCGGACACGCTCGCGGCCATCCACGGCGTGGACTACGAGGCGGTCGGGCTCGGCGAACTCGGGCGGCCCGCGGGCTACACGCGCCGACAGGTCGACCGCTGGGGAAAACAGCTCTCGTGGGCGTTCGAGGTCACCGCGGACGACCGCGAGGTTCCGAAGCTGAAGCGCGTCGGCGACTGGCTGGACGAGCACTGCCCCGAAGACCACCCGAAGACACTCGTCCACGGCGATTACAAGCTCGACAACGTCCTGTACGCGCCGGGTACGCCCCCCGAACTGACGGGCGTGTTCGACTGGGAGATGAGCACGCTCGGAGACCCGCGGGCCGACCTCGGGTGGATGCTCTCCTACTGGCGGGACGCGAAAGACCCCGAGCCCGCCGTCCCCGAACTGGAGGCGACGTTCATGCAGCGAGAGGGGTATCCGACCCGGGTCGAACTCGTGGCGCGCTGGGAGAACCAGACTGGCTTCGACTTCGAACACGAGCGGTTCTACCGCGCGCTCGCCGTCTACAAGCTCGCCGGACTCGGCGAGATGTTCTACCGGCGCTACCTCGAGGGGAACTCGGACGACCCGATGTATCCGCTGATGGAGGAACGCGTGCCCGCGCTCGCAGACCGCGCCGTCCGCATCATCGAGGGGGAGGAGCCGCTGTGA